From one Anopheles bellator chromosome 1, idAnoBellAS_SP24_06.2, whole genome shotgun sequence genomic stretch:
- the LOC131214837 gene encoding CD151 antigen-like → MSSTMGHFLGSDDASEIEPFDPDSLGCAGHTTTGTPSTVGQRGRKGHQPPSPVIVSAGTSNGQNGGSRSGRKPSPGGTPPKLKTRDSDCCSINFIKYSLHIFNTIFLISGLVIIGVTLWTVLWKHQYISLLSTTNYAIGTYALLAAGVLAVAGGILGCCGVWHEQRAVLLIYTFVLLFVFLLEAIVGGLAYLYETQIETELQHSLNATFMANYGVSERQTMAIDSMQREFSCCGAVRFEDWRHSVWLRSRRKDLIRPTEGRLVPDSCCITVTPRCGLRDGPSNIHYTGCIYEMTDDLKFHLILLGAIGLGLSVIQVFGMILSCSLYVKLKNVLD, encoded by the exons ATGTCCTCGACGATGGGACACTTTCTCGGTTCGGACGACGCATCCGAGATCGAGCCGTTCGATCCAGACTCCTTGGGCTGTGCGGGCCACACGACGACCGGCACCCCGTCGACGGTGGGCCAGCGTGGCCGGAAGGGCCACCAGCCCCCGAGCCCCGTCATCGTCAGTGCGGGCACCAGTAACGGCCAGAACGGTGGGTCGCGCTCGGGCCGGAAACCCTCGCCCGGCGGAACCCCACCGAAGCTGAAAACGCGCGATTCCGATTGCTGCAGCATTAACTTCATAAAGTATTCGCTGCACATATTCAACACCATCTTTTTG ATATCGGGCCTGGTTATAATCGGAGTCACGCTGTGGACTGTGCTCTGGAAGCATCAGTACATATCGCTCCTGTCGACCACGAACTATGCCATCGGAACCTATGctctgctggccgccggcgtACTGGCAGTGGCCGGAGGCATTCTGGGATGCTGTGGCGTTTGGCATGAGCAGCGAGCCGTGCTGCTGATA TATACGTTCGtgctgctgtttgtgtttctgcTGGAAGCGATCGTCGGAGGATTAGCTTATCTGTACGAAACGCAAATCGAGACCGAGCTCCAGCACAGCCTCAACGCGACGTTCATGGCGAACTACGGTGTAAGCGAGCGGCAAACGATGGCCATTGACAGTATGCAGCGCGAG TTCTCCTGCTGCGGTGCCGTCCGTTTCGAGGACTGGCGACACAGTGTGTGGCTGCGATCGAGGCGAAAAGATCTGATACGGCCCACCGAGGGCCGCCTGGTGCCGGACTCGTGCTGCATCACCGTCACGCCGAGGTGCGGGTTACGTGATGGCCCCAGCAACATTCACTACACC GGCTGTATCTACGAGATGACTGATGACCTGAAGTTCCATTTGATCTTGCTCGGGGCCATCGGGCTGGGGCTGAGCGTGATACAGGTGTTCGGCATGATACTGTCCTGCTCGCTGTACGTGAAGCTGAAGAACGTGCTCGACTGA